A window of the Gossypium hirsutum isolate 1008001.06 chromosome A03, Gossypium_hirsutum_v2.1, whole genome shotgun sequence genome harbors these coding sequences:
- the LOC121218475 gene encoding uncharacterized protein, with the protein MRVKAVLQELLARVQKILLLGQRLEHQHVHKPSELEKKPRLQTLLLRISLKCRTGDILSVEPENSNDVVKIISAFSAQRLMWKGNEVFLAYILDTQGSEPKLEQLPVVNDFSNVFPEELPNLPPDREVEFVIDVVPGTAPISMTPYRMAPAELKELKTQLQELLDKGFIRPSMLHWGAPVLFVKKKDESLRLCIDYRQLNRKNVEFVWSDECQQSFDQLKNMFTKALVLTQPEPGVPYIVYSDASLNGLGCVLMQSGKVVAYASREDGFVIAELKAKPVFLQRIRELQDEDSKLVLKKPIARDKQDSGYNIDENKWKWEHVTMDFVSGLPVTPKKKDSIWVIVDRLTKSAHFIPVRTDFPLEKLAELYISEIVRLHGVPTSIISDQDPRFTSRFWSKLQEALGTKLNFSTAFHPQNDGQSERIHNVFHMSMLRRYRSDPSHVIPHTEIQFQSDITYSEEPVKILAREIKELQNKKVPLVKVLWHRHGVEEATWETEESMKSQYPNLFSGNIF; encoded by the exons ATGCGAGTCAAAGCAGTGCTGCAAGAGCTACTCGCTCGAGTGCAAAAGATTCTGTTGCTCGGTCAGAGGTTAGAGCATCAGCACGTACATAAGCCATCAGAGCTAGAGAAGAAGCCACGGCTCCAGACATtattgctg CGGATCAGTTTGAAATGTCGGACAGGTGATATACTTTCTGTTGAGCCtgagaattcaaatgatgttgttaaaattatttcagctTTTTCGGCTCAGAGGTTAATGTGGAAGGGTAATGAAGTATTTTTAGCTTACATACTTGATACTCAAGGATCTGAACCAAAACTAGAACAGTTGCCGGTTGTTAATGATTTTTCTAacgtatttcctgaagaattaccgaaTTTACCACCAGAtcgggaagttgaatttgtgattgatgtAGTACCGGGGACAGCTCCTATATCAATGACACCATACCGTATGGCACCAGCTGAGTTAAAAGAGCTGAAGACACAATTGCaagaattactagacaaagggtttATTAGACCGAGTATGTTacattggggtgcaccagttttgtttgtgaaaaagaaagacgaatcTCTAAGACTGTGCATAGACTACAGGCAGCTAAACAGg aaaaatgttgagtttgtgtgGTCCGACGAATGCCAgcaaagtttcgatcaattgaagaATATGTTCACAAAAGCTCTAGTGTTGACTCAACCAGAACCAGGTGTGCCATATATtgtatacagtgatgcatctttgaatggtttaggttgtgtgctGATGCAGTCGGGAAAAGTGGTGGCCTATGCTTCTCG TGAAGATGGATTTGTAATAGCGGAATTGAAAGCCAAACCTGTGTTTCTCCAACGAATTCGGGAGTTGCAAGATGAAGATTCAAAGTTGGTATTAAAGAAACCAATAGCTCGAGACAAGCAGGATTCAGGGTATAACATTGATGAGAATA agtggaagtgggaacatgttacgatggattttgtatccgggttACCTGTGACCCCAAAGAAAAAAGATTCAATCTGGGTAATTGtcgatagattgacaaaatcagcacattttattccagtcagaacagATTTTCCACTAGAGAAGTTAGCAGAactgtatatttctgagattgtgaggttACATGGGGTTCCAACATCCATTATTTCGGACcaagatccaaggtttacatcaaGGTTTTGGAGCAAACTACAGGAAGCTTTAGGCACAAAGctaaattttagtaccgcttttcatcctcagaatGATGGGCAATCAGAGCGG attcataatgtgttccataTGTCTATGCTGAGAcgttatagatcagacccttcacatgtgattccgcATACAGAAATTCAGTTTCAGTCAGATATAACTTATTCAGAAGAACCAGtgaagattttagctcgggaaatTAAAGAACTGCAGAATAAAAAGGTACCATTAGTTAAAGtgttgtggcatcgacatggtgtggaggaagcaacctgggaaacaGAGGAATCAATGAAATCACAATATCCGAACCTATTTTCAGGTAACatattttga